In one window of Macadamia integrifolia cultivar HAES 741 chromosome 2, SCU_Mint_v3, whole genome shotgun sequence DNA:
- the LOC122068751 gene encoding phenylcoumaran benzylic ether reductase POP1-like, protein MAEKSKILIIGGTGYIGKFIVEASAKSGHPTFALIRESTASDPAKAMLVETSKNSGVTFLYGDLYDHESLVKAIKQVDVVISTVGHAQLADQVKIIAAIKEAGTVKRFFPSEFGNDVDRVHAVEPAKTAFGIKAQIRRTVEAEGIPYTYVSSNFFAGRFLPNLSQPGATAPPRDKVVILGDGNPKAIFNKEEDIATYTIKAVDDPRTLNKILYIRSPGNISSFNDLVSLWEKKIGKTLERVYVPEEQLLKNIQEAPVPVNVILSIGHSVFVKGDHTNFEIEDSFGVEASELYPDVEYTTVDEYLNQFV, encoded by the exons ATGGCTGAGAAGAGCAAGATATTGATCATCGGAGGTACTGGCTACATCGGAAAGTTCATCGTGGAAGCGAGTGCCAAATCTGGGCACCCGACCTTCGCTTTGATCAGAGAGAGCACCGCTTCTGATCCTGCCAAAGCCATGCTCGTCGAGACTTCTAAGAACTCTGGGGTCACCTTCCTCTAC GGGGATCTTTACGATCATGAGAGCTTGGTGAAGGCGATCAAGCAGGTTGATGTTGTCATCTCTACCGTAGGTCACGCTCAGTTAGCAGATCAAGTAAAGATCATCGCCGCCATCAAGGAAGCTGGAACTGTGAAG AGGTTCTTCCCTTCGGAATTTGGGAACGATGTGGATCGTGTCCATGCCGTTGAGCCAGCAAAGACAGCTTTTGGGATCAAGGCTCAAATCCGCCGGACTGTTGAAGCTGAAGGAATACCCTACACCTATGTCTCTTCCAACTTCTTCGCCGGCAGGTTCCTCCCGAATCTATCACAGCCCGGAGCCACTGCACCTCCTAGAGACAAGGTCGTCATATTAGGAGATGGAAACCCCAAAG CAATTTTTAACAAGGAGGAAGACATTGCGACCTACACGATTAAAGCTGTGGATGACCCAAGAACCTTGAACAAGATCCTCTACATAAGGTCACCAGGCAACATTTCTTCATTCAATGACCTTGTGTCCCTTTGGGAGAAGAAGATTGGCAAGACCCTTGAAAGGGTTTATGTTCCAGAGGAGCAATTACTCAAAAACATCCAAG AGGCCCCTGTTCCAGTGAATGTGATATTGTCGATTGGACATTCGGTATTTGTGAAGGGAGATCATACAAACTTCGAGATAGAGGATTCATTTGGGGTGGAGGCATCTGAGCTTTATCCTGATGTAGAATACACCACCGTCGATGAATATCTGAATCAGTTTGTTTGA
- the LOC122068722 gene encoding uncharacterized protein LOC122068722 isoform X2, with amino-acid sequence MEASLRIFNSSTLTLNRHFSHSFLFRHSLRFPPSTSSSLSRNTNGPLPAITFLPNNIRKRSGSLRIRSSSSIGSASSFPSPNLNPLGLFLSLASSQFSNTSAFDECSDRFVSDPNEKVIGWNKAPVEVSSADFGFVRDRRPVFTVVLLGWLGAEQKHLKRYAEHYNSRGIHALTFVVPVGELIGFDLGRKVEQRVSALAQEIISWLSEREEDGRERCLLFHTFSNTGWLAYGAILNKLQCRGDLIEKIKGCVVDSGGDPEINPQVWAAGFSAALLKKRSSSINVIEGQESESDKSVAKMQEKDASFFEMALHSVLEKLFSIILKLPDVNRTILLGACSKTSCTLFEPEAYPQRLLYDT; translated from the exons ATGGAGGCATCATTGAGGATCTTTAACTCATCCACTCTCACTCTCAACCGTCACTTCTCTCATTCGTTTCTCTTCAGGCATTCTCTGAGGTTCCCACCAAGCACTTCCTCAAGCCTTTCACGCAATACTAATGGACCTCTCCCTGCAATCACCTTCCTTCCGAACAATATCAGAAAACGATCTGGTTCGTTGCGCATTCGATCTTCTTCATCCATTGgctctgcttcttctttcccttcacCTAATTTGAATCCGTTAGGGCTTTTCCTTTCTCTAGCTTCATCTCAGTTCTCTAACACTAGTGCTTTTGATGAGTGCTCCGATCGATTCGTTTCTGATCCGAATGAAAAAGTTATTGGTTGGAATAAAGCTCCTGTAGAAGTTAGCAGCGCTGATTTTGGATTTGTCCGGGACAGAAGGCCTGTTTTCACGGTGGTGTTGTTAGGGTGGCTTGGAGCTGAGCAGAAGCATTTGAAGAGATATGCGGAGCATTATAATTCCAGAGGTATCCACGCGTTGACGTTTGTTGTTCCGGTAGGAGAGCTGATAGGATTTGATTTGGGGAGGAAAGTTGAACAGCGGGTCTCCGCGTTGGCGCAGGAGATCATTTCGTGGTTGTCAGAGCGCGAAGAAGATGGAAGGGAGCGGTGTTTGCTTTTCCACACTTTCAGCAATACCGGTTGGCTTGC CTATGGTGCCATACTCAACAAGTTGCAGTGTAGGGGTGACCTAATTGAGAAGATTAAAGGATGCGTGGTTGATTCTGGAGGGGACCCAGAAATAAACCCTCAG GTATGGGCAGCAGGATTTTCTGCTGCATTACTGAAGAAGCGCAGCTCTTCAATTAATGTTATAGAAGGACAAGAATCAGAAAGTGATAAGAGTGTAGCCAAGATGCAAGAAAAGGATGCCTCCTTTTTTGAGATGGCCCTCCATTCAGTCTTGGAGAAGTTGTTCTCTATTATTCTGAAGTTGCCAGATGTAAATCG AACCATTCTACTTGGTGCTTGCAGTAAAACATCATGCACTCTTTTTGAGCCTGAGGCATATCCACAACGCCTCCTATATGACACCTGA
- the LOC122068722 gene encoding transmembrane protein 53 isoform X1 has product MEASLRIFNSSTLTLNRHFSHSFLFRHSLRFPPSTSSSLSRNTNGPLPAITFLPNNIRKRSGSLRIRSSSSIGSASSFPSPNLNPLGLFLSLASSQFSNTSAFDECSDRFVSDPNEKVIGWNKAPVEVSSADFGFVRDRRPVFTVVLLGWLGAEQKHLKRYAEHYNSRGIHALTFVVPVGELIGFDLGRKVEQRVSALAQEIISWLSEREEDGRERCLLFHTFSNTGWLAYGAILNKLQCRGDLIEKIKGCVVDSGGDPEINPQVWAAGFSAALLKKRSSSINVIEGQESESDKSVAKMQEKDASFFEMALHSVLEKLFSIILKLPDVNRRLTEVISILSKNQPLCPQLYLYSTADKVIPFQPVESFIQSQRMLGRNVWSYNFCSSPHVDHYRNFPHIYSEVLHKFLQECSCGAADMKSHVRAE; this is encoded by the exons ATGGAGGCATCATTGAGGATCTTTAACTCATCCACTCTCACTCTCAACCGTCACTTCTCTCATTCGTTTCTCTTCAGGCATTCTCTGAGGTTCCCACCAAGCACTTCCTCAAGCCTTTCACGCAATACTAATGGACCTCTCCCTGCAATCACCTTCCTTCCGAACAATATCAGAAAACGATCTGGTTCGTTGCGCATTCGATCTTCTTCATCCATTGgctctgcttcttctttcccttcacCTAATTTGAATCCGTTAGGGCTTTTCCTTTCTCTAGCTTCATCTCAGTTCTCTAACACTAGTGCTTTTGATGAGTGCTCCGATCGATTCGTTTCTGATCCGAATGAAAAAGTTATTGGTTGGAATAAAGCTCCTGTAGAAGTTAGCAGCGCTGATTTTGGATTTGTCCGGGACAGAAGGCCTGTTTTCACGGTGGTGTTGTTAGGGTGGCTTGGAGCTGAGCAGAAGCATTTGAAGAGATATGCGGAGCATTATAATTCCAGAGGTATCCACGCGTTGACGTTTGTTGTTCCGGTAGGAGAGCTGATAGGATTTGATTTGGGGAGGAAAGTTGAACAGCGGGTCTCCGCGTTGGCGCAGGAGATCATTTCGTGGTTGTCAGAGCGCGAAGAAGATGGAAGGGAGCGGTGTTTGCTTTTCCACACTTTCAGCAATACCGGTTGGCTTGC CTATGGTGCCATACTCAACAAGTTGCAGTGTAGGGGTGACCTAATTGAGAAGATTAAAGGATGCGTGGTTGATTCTGGAGGGGACCCAGAAATAAACCCTCAG GTATGGGCAGCAGGATTTTCTGCTGCATTACTGAAGAAGCGCAGCTCTTCAATTAATGTTATAGAAGGACAAGAATCAGAAAGTGATAAGAGTGTAGCCAAGATGCAAGAAAAGGATGCCTCCTTTTTTGAGATGGCCCTCCATTCAGTCTTGGAGAAGTTGTTCTCTATTATTCTGAAGTTGCCAGATGTAAATCG GAGGCTTACTGAGGTCATCTCCATCCTCTCAAAGAACCAGCCTCTCTGTCCTCAGCTGTACCTATACAGTACAGCTGATAAGGTCATTCCGTTTCAGCCTGTTGAGTCATTTATTCAGAGTCAGAGAATGCTGGGAAGAAATGTTTGGTCCTATAATTTTTGCTCGTCTCCTCATGTGGACCATTACCGGAATTTCCCTCATATATACTCAGAAGTGCTTCATAAATTCTTGCAAGAGTGTTCCTGTGGTGCGGCAGACATGAAATCTCATGTCAGAGCTGAGTGA